From Theileria annulata chromosome 1, complete sequence, *** SEQUENCING IN PROGRESS ***, one genomic window encodes:
- a CDS encoding putative u3 small nucleolar RNA-associated protein 11, putative, which produces MGGLKHVVPRRVHLERSQPEHRKKRVGQYLEKKSDYKKRSDHYHLRERLIQELSLKGRYRNEDEFNYKMIHSRIGEQGEVILPSEDTLKEKKLTKKLKLKRNLDKIGTNLFVLNHISNSHNSKTNGANTISNVPNKKTHIIFSDEDCKSSNSNHKQVNVSLKGLKAPNNLNMLRQELEEKRNVMIGKYKRKRISRVKNTKLHHFSFERDK; this is translated from the coding sequence ATGGGAGGACTGAAGCATGTGGTCCCTAGAAGGGTTCACTTGGAGCGGTCTCAGCCTGAGCACAGGAAGAAGAGGGTTGGACAGTATTTGGAGAAGAAATCAGACTACAAGAAGAGGTCAGACCATTATCACCTTCGTGAACGGCTAATCCAAGAACTTAGTTTAAAGGGCAGGTACAGAAATGAAGACGAGTTTAATTACAAGATGATCCACTCAAGGATCGGCGAGCAGGGCGAGGTGATTCTTCCCTCTGAAGACACTCTCAAGGAGAAAAAACTAACCAAAAAACTTAAACTTAAACGAAACTTGGATAAAATCGGTACTAATCTTTTTGTTCTCAACCATATCTCCAACTCTCACAATTCCAAGACCAATGGTGCTAATACCATTTCCAATGTTCCTAATAAAAAGACtcatataatattttctgATGAAGATTGTAAAAGTTCAAACTCTAATCATAAACAAGTAAATGTAAGCTTGAAGGGTTTAAAAGCTCcgaataatttgaatatgTTAAGACAAGAATTGGAGGAGAAACGTAATGTGATGATAGGCAAGTATAAAAGGAAAAGAATAAGTAGggtaaaaaatacaaaattacatcatttttcatttgaacgcgataaataa
- a CDS encoding uncharacterized protein (Contains a putative signal sequence;~Signal peptide predicted for TA19275 by SignalP 2.0 HMM (Signal peptide probability 0.989, signal anchor probability 0.000) with cleavage site probability 0.731 between residues 21 and 22) produces MNCFYTFLFLFALLKPFFCQAKIFLRPCILNVTGNNDRTRIDVDEQDASVTIFTPINDAEVIEVVFGPQIIWRRAKDTALLRLLAYKAGDTYSYLQIFYSKGRKVYAQTMVNDGTKLINSSTFRLPGKDTTELFGDLNLNQRSTEENPYEMPEEKPQESIQNEPHYADIIVLPPRTTEFEEEISEPGSPTTKTKSSIKTKLKRFGRYLKSLVTKKLKRKGSSNSNTDSEGQTSDENIPIYAKVIKPPKSKYHVVYEDPAKFRLKREENEIPPELPPRPMSSIYENLPSPELPPRPLPRSVFSNAKVPETETSPPKLPPRPMPRANYSQAKQYGSSSIYVNPYENENSESSIKTRNPKRRKINFLNRRSNKNNVTESDDEEPIYSTIDLQLSKQQGEPITEENDEPTTEESNKTRINLKEGLKKALKKVKKGLPKLIKSSGEYSLEDEESEKPKIRIKKAIKNSINKVKETLSKIGNHEQIMNLVELDLAGDMEEIAKVTHFTGLDIPTTEVRIFGGNLVKRITHRFQTVWEYDPKSGPLRQVILFAKKGYHYLLHVNTKASLFEGHPRMYEDIEDQWMEISLDRFLTRLEMAAFNEIDTFYEKPPITSDSFEIPEEFMKPEESRPPVSEPESRRDSTSSTGSDSNFSVQSLSPSEIHKPGSMEPVETDDTASISGEFITEKPEESIDKIMAESPKPIEEPNINRLPNGDIIPEQESTPSTTVTPYESMTDKSSIGDTDSYVSSSLDSKNSVPYSSSGSSFERIKTPELANLPEDSSVRPLLDEEGLNLYSNDGF; encoded by the coding sequence ATGAACTGCTTTTATACCTTTTTGTTTCTTTTTGCTTTGTTAAAACCGTTCTTTTGCCAAGCCAAAATATTCTTAAGACCATGTATATTGAACGTCACTGGAAATAATGATAGAACCAGAATAGATGTGGACGAACAGGACGCATCAGTTACCATCTTCACACCAATTAATGATGCAGAAGTGATTGAGGTGGTTTTCGGACCTCAAATTATCTGGAGAAGGGCCAAAGACACCGCCCTCCTCAGACTTCTAGCCTACAAAGCCGGTGACACATACAGTTACTTGCAGATTTTCTATTCCAAAGGAAGAAAAGTTTATGCCCAAACCATGGTTAATGATGGCACcaaattgataaattcgTCAACATTCAGGCTACCAGGAAAGGACACCACAGAGTTGTTTGGAGACCTTAATTTAAACCAGAGATCAACTGAAGAAAACCCCTACGAAATGCCGGAAGAAAAACCTCAAGAAAGTATTCAAAATGAGCCACATTACGCCGACATAATTGTCCTTCCACCAAGAACGACTGAATTTGAGGAAGAGATTTCAGAACCGGGGTCACCCACAACCAAGACCAAATCATCAATAAAAACTAAGCTTAAGAGGTTTGGCAGATATCTAAAGTCTCTGGTTACGAAAAAACTGAAAAGAAAAGGGTCGTCCAACTCAAACACAGACTCTGAAGGGCAAACAAGCGATGAAAACATTCCCATTTATGCAAAAGTCATAAAACCCCCAAAATCAAAATACCATGTCGTATATGAAGATCCTGCAAAGTTTAGGCTCAAACgagaagaaaatgaaattcCACCAGAACTACCACCAAGACCAATGTCAAGTATTTATGAAAACCTTCCAAGCCCAGAACTACCCCCGAGACCACTTCCAAGAAGTGTATTCTCAAACGCCAAAGTCCCAGAAACTGAAACAAGTCCACCAAAATTACCACCAAGACCAATGCCTCGAGCTAATTACTCACAGGCTAAGCAGTATGGAAGTTCATCAATTTACGTGAACCCttatgaaaatgaaaattctGAAAGTAGTATTAAAACAAGAAATCCGAAAAGACGAAAAATCAATTTCTTAAACAGACGCAGtaacaaaaataatgtCACGGAATCTGATGACGAAGAGCCCATATACTCAACTATTGATTTACAATTAAGCAAACAACAAGGTGAGCCGATCACGGAAGAAAATGATGAACCAACTACTGAGGAATCTAATAAGACTAGAATAAACTTGAAAGAAGGCCTGAAAAAAGCACTAAAAAAGGTTAAAAAAGGGCTACCAAAGTTGATAAAATCAAGTGGAGAATATAGTCTGGAAGATGAAGAATCAGAAAAGCCTAAAATAAGGATAAAAAAAGCTATTAAAAACTCCATAAATAAGGTAAAAGAGACACTGTCGAAAATAGGAAACCATGAACAAATAATGAACCTAGTTGAATTGGACTTGGCTGGAGACATGGAAGAGATAGCAAAGGTAACTCATTTTACTGGGCTTGATATTCCGACAACTGAAGTCCGTATTTTTGGGGGAAATTTAGTGAAGAGAATCACACACAGGTTCCAGACTGTATGGGAATATGACCCAAAGTCTGGGCCACTGAGGCAGGTGATTCTGTTCGCGAAGAAAGGTTACCACTATCTGCTCCACGTAAATACCAAGGCAAGCCTATTTGAAGGTCACCCAAGAATGTACGAGGACATCGAAGACCAATGGATGGAAATATCACTAGATAGGTTCTTGACGAGGTTGGAAATGGCAGCATTTAACGAAATTGACACGTTCTACGAGAAGCCTCCAATAACCTCAGACTCATTTGAAATTCCTGAAGAGTTTATGAAACCTGAAGAAAGCAGACCTCCAGTATCTGAGCCTGAATCTAGGCGAGATAGTACATCATCCACTGGTTCTGATTCGAACTTTTCAGTTCAGTCATTATCACCCTCCGAAATTCACAAACCAGGGTCGATGGAACCTGTAGAAACAGATGACACAGCCTCAATTTCAGGGGAATTTATTACTGAAAAACCTGAGGAAAGcattgataaaataatggCAGAATCACCAAAGCCAATTGAGGAACCGAATATAAACAGGTTACCTAATGGAGATATTATACCAGAACAAGAATCAACACCATCAACAACTGTAACACCGTATGAATCTATGACGGATAAGTCATCAATTGGAGACACTGATAGCTATGTTAGCAGCAGTTTGGACTCAAAGAATTCGGTGCCGTACAGTAGTAGCGGCAGCTCGTTTGAGCGTATAAAAACTCCAGAACTTGCGAACTTGCCTGAAGACTCAAGTGTAAGACCACTGTTAGATGAGGAAGGGTTAAATCTGTACTCAAATGACGGATTTTGA
- a CDS encoding DNA mismatch repair protein, MutS family, putative, producing MSQSRTAADKNVSITSFFRPVAKTEIKEELEGTMMEYEDEDNDSEQPERVLEQLKPVETPVNKESVNVSLLSEHFVKIDTTRSDSNLTSTHYEESTVSIGELEEEDIPLNRKRTLLFDDSNLHPKLKNLDNDNTNTTAGGGTSIDTYTDSNATENTAYNSTSTVSTVDTANNRERVENVKRELMDDERLIDRLLYVYEFDDKKPVDMENVTVGKEDKRHKEDTVDFNERELYLGCKASENSLGFRSYVENYYRYKGTFSFPPWLEPRNLKDAEGRRPLAEGYDTTTLWIPPRGHRWAYEFRSGHYTECMQQWWEVKKTHFDSLVFFKMGKFYELFYQDACVVQGLTGLRWMGAETKPHVGFPEKSIHFYASACVNAGHRVVVVEQTETPQQLDKRNKALGTSARAVKRDVCDIITPGTVSAPEMLTTQSRPLLIMSLTQSQPESQTQSQVSTAPESEPSISDGNAIVSIVCLDVSMSKIRFGTVKYTDDLLQVKTVLIHFCPAEVVLDSVLFNKKDLIKAIKALPYSAEITSHISQNKSRNLLNRVKDRWEAVANECSTALLLTESYLTVVLLDKIVEYCYFEPFNFAQLEVMSMDYSALVHLELFVTQEGTEKNSLFHYLNHTKTAFGERLLRYWLLNPLTDVDSINLRSEAVEFLVQNYPLVTTLNQELERFPDLERALGKILNSASNYHKRAIYFDRGVYTKLYDLYTLFDKFQKLEDIILNFLNESINLFSSHRSEFIRKVEEEFLRCSDDVIMFKSMLKLTGEKSCASVEWPKSKELRAEIQAVEAKLDRVLENIRQISPSACFVHCKFRYEVEMTESEFQRYQRKSGVHASPSSTAPNTADNTPVCKQPVNSPANVVGGVSSMEITSTRSGFVRGRNVKIVQILEELEEVEFKLKESEEEFYQEIVSKFHSNSFKFCKLIEIAAQFDCLTSLATVAKNSPFPMSRPKILPKSYNTLRVKDSVYPIFNISNNKFIPNSVNIGEGLDGPILIITGPNMGGKSTLLRQIALTIIMGQIGSFVSSVECEFSIADSIFTRLGASDNILQGKSTFLVELQDISSILSKATSSSLALIDELGRGTSTFDGTAIAVATLEKISKIGCRCVFTTHFQDVCVFAETLSNVSMFHMAAKVDEETRSVEFLYKLVPGVCPDSHGMHVAKLARIPDHIIQNAKKARVRLFNNYTSGEVKESNKLLEKLTDEILEAHYNNDNNSSVFGHNCMELDYEEDIRKSLEKYFNGIGYKIADGTNFGSDLVIYTKPGPNLSHSKYFFIISFK from the exons ATGTCACAGTCGAGGACCGCAGCagataaaaat GTCTCCATAACTTCGTTCTTCAGACCAGTGGCCAAGACGGAGATCAAGGAGGAGCTGGAGGGAACAATGATGGAAtatgaagatgaagataatGATTCCGAACAGCCAGAAAGAGTTTTGGAACAACTTAAACCAGTAGAAACTCCAGTCAATAAAGAATCAGTAAATGTTAGTTTATTAAGCGAACATTTTGTCAAAATCGATACCACACGCTCAGATTCAAATCTTACAAGCACACACTAT GAGGAATCTACAGTATCAATTGGAGAACTTGAGGAGGAAGACATACCCCTTAACAGAAAGAGAACACTACTCTTTGATGATTCAAACTTACACCCTAAACTTAAGAATCTTGATAATGACAATACTAATACAACTGCTGGTGGTGGCACTAGTATTGACACTTATACCGATAGTAACGCTACCGAAAATACAGCTTATAACAGTACCAGCACAGTTAGCACAGTTGATACAGCAAACAATAGAGAAAGAGTAGAAAATGTGAAAAGGGAATTAATGGATGATGAGAGATTGATAGATCGCTTGTTGTATGTGTACGAATTTGATGATAAGAAGCCAGTAGATATGGAAAATGTAACAGTGGGTAAGGAGGATAAGAGACATAAGGAGGACACAGTAGACTTTAATGAGAGGGAGTTATATCTGGGTTGTAAGGCAAGTGAGAACTCTTTGGGGTTTAGGTCGTACGTGGAGAACTATTATAGATATAAGGGTACATTTTCGTTCCCACCATGGCTGGAGCCTAGAAACTTGAAGGATGCAGAGGGTAGAAGACCTTTGGCAGAGGGGTACGACACCACAACTTTATGGATTCCACCTCGAGGGCACCGGTGGGCATATGAATTTAGGAGCGGTCACTACACTGAGTGCATGCAGCAGTGGTGGGAAGTAAAGAAAACACATTTTGATTCGTTGGTTTTTTTCAAGATGGGTAAGTTCTATGAGCTGTTTTACCAGGACGCATGTGTGGTACAGGGGCTGACAGGGCTCCGATGGATGGGAGCAGAGACGAAACCTCATGTAGGGTTCCCAGAGAAGAGCATCCACTTCTATGCCTCAGCGTGCGTTAACGCAGGCCATAGAGTGGTAGTAGTGGAGCAAACTGAAACGCCACAGCAACTAGATAAGAGAAATAAAGCCTTGGGAACCTCGGCAAGGGCCGTTAAACGAGATGTGTGTGATATTATTACTCCAGGAACAGTTTCAGCGCCTGAAATGCTCACAACCCAATCACGACCGCTTCTCATAATGTCCCTTACCCAGTCGCAACCCGAGTCCCAGACCCAGTCTCAAGTTTCAACAGCTCCCGAATCAGAACCCTCAATTTCAGATGGCAATGCCATAGTATCAATAGTGTGTTTAGACGTCTCAATGAGTAAAATCCGGTTTGGAACTGTTAAATATACAGATGATTTGTTGCAGGTGAAGACAGTTTTAATCCATTTCTGCCCAGCTGAAGTAGTACTTGATTCTGTACTATTCAATAAAAAGGACTTGATAAAGGCAATTAAGGCGTTACCCTACTCAGCAGAAATCACTTCACATATTTCGCAAAACAAGTCTAGAAACCTTTTGAACAGAGTTAAGGACAGGTGGGAAGCTGTAGCTAATGAATGCTCCACAGCCCTGTTGCTAACTGAATCCTATCTAACCGTTGTACTTCTGGATAAGATTGTAGAATATTGCTATTTTGAGCCATTTAACTTTGCCCAGCTGGAGGTTATGAGCATGGACTATTCAGCACTCGTGCATTTGGAACTTTTTGTCACGCAGGAAGGCACTGAAAAAAACTCTCTCTTCCATTATCTAAACCATACCAAAACAGCATTTGGAGAGAGGTTGCTCAGATATTGGCTCCTGAATCCACTTACAGATGTCGACTCGATCAACCTAAGGAGCGAAGCCGTTGAGTTTCTAGTCCAGAATTACCCACTAGTGACAACGTTAAATCAGGAACTGGAACGATTTCCAGATCTAGAACGTGCATTAGGTAAGATACTAAACTCAGCCTCAAACTACCATAAAAGAGCAATTTACTTTGACCGAGGAGTATACACTAAACTATACGATCTGTACACTCTGTTTGACAAGTTCCAGAAACTAGAAGATATTATCCTCAACTTCCTCAACGAATCCATTAATCTGTTTTCCAGTCATAGGAGTGAGTTTATCCGGAAAGTCGAGGAAGAATTTTTACGCTGTTCAGACGACGTTATCATGTTCAAAAGCATGCTAAAGCTCACTGGAGAAAAGAGTTGTGCCAGCGTCGAATGGCCAAAGTCGAAGGAATTGAGGGCTGAAATCCAAGCTGTTGAGGCCAAGCTCGACAGAGTGCTCGAGAACATTAGACAAATCTCGCCCTCAGCTTGCTTTGTACATTGCAAATTCAGGTACGAAGTTGAAATGACTGAGTCCGAGTTCCAAAGATATCAGAGAAAATCAGGCGTGCATGCCAGTCCATCTTCCACGGCTCCCAACACTGCCGATAATACAC CTGTGTGTAAGCAACCTGTAAATTCACCGGCAAATGTCGTTGGAGGAGTTAGTAGTATGGAGATAACGAGTACACGAAGTGGTTTTGTGCGTGGTAGAAATGTGAAGATAGTTCAGATACTTGAGGAGTTGGAAGAGGTTGAGTTTAAGCTAAAGGAAAGTGAAGAGGAGTTTTACCAGGAGATTGTGAGCAAGTTCCACTCCAATAGCTTTAAGTTTTGTAAACTAATTGAAATCGCAGCTCAGTTCGACTGTTTGACTTCTCTGGCCACTGTGGCCAAGAACTCACCCTTCCCAATGTCCCGACCCAAAATACTCCCCAAGTCCTACAACACCCTAAGGGTTAAGGATTCTGTTTATCCTATCTTTAACATCAGTAATAACAAGTTCATCCCCAACAGCGTTAACATCGGTGAGGGTTTAGATGGGCCGATTCTCATTATCACAGGCCCCAACATGGGTGGAAAATCAACTTTATTGAGACAAATTGCATTAACAATAATCATGGGTCAAATCGGTTCATTTGTTTCAA GTGTTGAGTGTGAGTTTAGTATTGCCGATTCGATATTTACTAGACTTGGCGCTTcagataatattttacaaggCAAAAGTACTTTTCTTGTTGAATTACAAGACATTTCATCAATACTTTCAAAG GCTACAAGTAGTTCATTGGCTTTGATTGATGAATTGGGCAGAGGTACTTCAACATTTGATGGTACAGCTATTGCTGTTGCTACTTTAGAAAAGATATCTAAAATTGGTTGCAG ATGTGTGTTTACAACGCATTTCCAAGATGTTTGTGTATTTGCAGAGACTCTGAGTAACGTCTCAATGTTCCACATGGCGGCGAAGGTCGATGAGGAAACGAGAAGCGTGGAGTTTCTGTATAAACTAGTGCCTGGAGTTTGCCCAGACTCACATGGAATGCACGTGGCCAAACTAGCAAGAATTCCAGACCATATCATACAAAACGCAAAGAAGGCTCGAGTGAGGCTGTTTAACAATTACACCTCGGGTGAGGTGAAAGAGAGTAATAAGTTACTGGAAAAACTAACAGATGAAATATTAGAAGCAcattataataatgataacAATAG TAGTGTATTTGGACATAATTGTATGGAATTAGATTATGAAGAAGATATAAGGAAAAGCTTGGAGAAGTATTTCAATGGAATTGGTTATAAAATAGCTGATGGCACTAATTTCGGTTCTGATTTAGTCATTTATACTAAGCCTGGGCCAAATCTTTCACATTCCAAGtattttttcatcatttcctttaaatag
- a CDS encoding uncharacterized protein (1 probable transmembrane helix predicted for TA19290 by TMHMM2.0 at aa 10-32) produces MFINPITNLISLIYIANLGSLTLLCSSCRYVIRKWHIPILVKTFNEQLDNRVENVVGVDCGANPRHKQSLSNPPPLKRNKSCSVMLTQALLTSDRKLVEKLLSTRDSVTIEDTVAELTPPLVLSLLEYITSSVIRTPNQLYSREGWINTLLRTHSAVFTGSKKGKNALIKLNKHINERLTMNKALLKLKGKVDSVVYYSNLYKKQKQKDSIQIMNSQEPLLTFTEE; encoded by the exons ATGTTCATAAACCCTATAACCAATTTAATctcattaatttatatcgcaaattt AGGATCATTAACTTTACTCTGTAGTTCTTGTAGATACGTTATTCGTAAGTGGCATATACCCATTCTAG TTAAAACATTTAATGAGCAATTAGATAACAGGGTAGAAAATGTTGTAGGAGTTGATTGTGGAGCGAACCCAAGGCATAAGCAATCATTATCAAACCCTCCACCAC tGAAGAGGAATAAAAGTTGTTCTGTGATGTTGACTCAGGCACTACTAACAAGTGATAGAAAGTTAGTAGAGAAGCTTTTGTCAACTCGCGATTCTGTGACAATTGAGGATACAGTGGCGGAACTTACTCCACCACTTGTTCTATCGCTGTTGGAATACATAACGTCGAGCGTAATAAGGACTCCAAACCAGTTATACTCACGTGAGGGATGGATCAACACGCTCCTGAGGACACATTCTGCAGTATTCACAGGCAGTAAGAAGGGCAAAAACGCCCTAATTAAGCTAAATAAACATATAAATGAGCGTCTGACTATGAATAAGGCGCTTCTGAAACTGAAGGGGAAAGTCGACAGTGTCGTCTACTACTCAAACTTGTACAAGAAACAAAAACAAAAGGATTCCATCCAAATCATGAACTCCCAAGAACCATTACTAACTTTTACTGAagaataa
- a CDS encoding 30s ribosomal protein s11, putative — MYRCSFGKSVVNLFFHQVNHILTRNTVNFSDFSKLRNFNPLGGINPGSSIPLARCVSVRRMTTASAESQDRPVLSKTLTKQELKNFQGNYQRYKRNFGLPEFHNVDLDRNGLIIEPTDRFMLVLTTSKNNVHAQLVNRSKNYKTVFGSFAGNVGYRKKMQQTDKCAYRIGENIARKCKRLGIFAVDVKFRRIARVENVLQAFHALGLQVSQLIHESRLPKTGVNSVRPRRRRRV; from the coding sequence atgtatagaTGTAGTTTTGGGAAAAGTGTAGTAAATTTGTTCTTCCATCAAGTTAATCACATTTTAACAAGGAATACAGTGAATTTTAGTGATTTCTCGAAATTGAGGAATTTTAACCCATTAGGTGGGATTAATCCCGGATCTTCCATTCCCTTGGCCCGATGTGTATCTGTTAGAAGGATGACCACAGCCTCTGCTGAGTCCCAAGATAGACCTGTATTGAGTAAGACTCTGACAAAGCAGGAGCTGAAGAATTTTCAGGGCAACTACCAAAGATATAAAAGGAACTTCGGCCTCCCAGAGTTCCACAACGTTGATCTTGACCGGAACGGACTGATAATTGAGCCCACTGACCGTTTTATGCTCGTCCTAACCACTTCCAAGAACAACGTGCACGCTCAGCTAGTTAATCGCAGTAAAAACTACAAGACTGTTTTCGGTTCCTTTGCCGGGAACGTCGGCTACCGCAAGAAGATGCAACAGACTGATAAATGTGCCTACAGGATCGGCGAGAACATTGCCAGAAAGTGTAAAAGGCTTGGAATCTTTGCTGTCGACGTCAAGTTCAGGAGAATCGCACGCGTAGAAAATGTGTTACAGGCCTTCCACGCGCTCGGACTCCAGGTCAGTCAGCTGATTCACGAGTCCAGACTCCCCAAGACTGGCGTCAACTCCGTCAGGCCAAGGAGGCGACGCAGGGTTTAA
- a CDS encoding 2-cys peroxiredoxin, putative (Predominantly plant-type 2-cys peroxiredoxin), with the protein MKLTGISLISSLSYIRNTLPLKNTLTAFHTLNTRNNLKSVNRITSVKSVNGVRNYSTSEGLCNTVTSSLVGKLMPSFKGTALLSDDLVQFNSSDYFKDSYGLLVFYPLDFTFVCPSELLGFSERLKDFEERNVKVLGVSVDSPFSHKAWKELDVRQGGVSPLKFPLFSDMTREVSRSFGLLRDEGFSHRASVLVDKAGVVKHVALYDLGLGRSVDETLRLFDAVQFAEKTGNVCPVNWKQGDQAMKPDSQSVKQYLSNRFN; encoded by the coding sequence atgaaattaactGGAATCTCCTTAATCAGTTCCCTTTCTTATATTAGGAACACCCTCCCACTTAAAAACACACTCACAGCCTTCCACACTCTTAATACTCGCAATAACCTCAAAAGTGTCAACAGAATTACTAGTGTAAAGAGTGTTAATGGAGTGAGGAACTATAGTACTTCGGAAGGCTTATGCAACACAGTAACCTCATCATTAGTTGGTAAATTAATGCCTTCATTTAAGGGAACAGCATTGCTTAGCGATGATTTGGTCCAATTCAACTCCTCGGATTATTTTAAGGATTCCTACGGGTTACTGGTCTTTTATCCATTGGACTTTACCTTTGTGTGTCCATCTGAGCTCTTGGGCTTCTCAGAACGCCTAAAAGATTTTGAGGAGAGAAATGTGAAGGTCTTAGGCGTCTCAGTGGATTCACCATTCAGCCACAAGGCCTGGAAGGAGTTGGACGTCCGTCAGGGCGGAGTGTCACCACTCAAGTTTCCACTCTTCTCAGACATGACCCGTGAGGTTTCAAGATCTTTTGGCCTACTTCGTGACGAGGGGTTCTCTCACAGAGCATCAGTTCTGGTTGACAAAGCGGGGGTTGTAAAGCACGTAGCCTTGTACGACTTGGGACTCGGCAGGTCAGTGGACGAAACCCTCAGGTTATTTGACGCGGTCCAGTTCGCGGAAAAGACAGGAAATGTCTGCCCAGTTAACTGGAAACAAGGCGATCAAGCAATGAAACCCGACTCACAATCCGTTAAACAATATCTCTCAAACCGTTTTAATTAA
- a CDS encoding uncharacterized protein (5 probable transmembrane helices predicted for TA19265 by TMHMM2.0 at aa 34-56, 63-85, 100-122, 129-151 and 171-193) has translation MKSNIILTGAKTLKNYDWFDHELPLSKLPLMPSLLSTTVGAGIGALCSIIVNCALVELSTSSFFTLYFGFTFIIIGLAILWRLTASSDFNDQNQTRNLKIFGFMIVFSGLLCFFLRKNWFIALPTSLKTVVYTLLGVSTSFALTFTIVDIINYFMATLETTVSKPLVESKSQVHLILSIALVMGAIFGFTFGLMDVEDEAAYHVQLALMKEEKYTYPIGILLGGAAGFGNEYLRQQESWRFNRDNAYDVEI, from the exons ATGAAATcgaatataatattaaccGGAGCAAAAACgctaaaaaattatgattGGTTTGACCATGAGTTACCTCTTAGTAAATTGCCGTTGATGCCGAGCTTGTTAAGCACTACTGTCGGTGCTGGTATAGGAGCTTTATGCTCAATTATAGTCAATTGCGCTCTTGTAGAATTATCAACTTCATCTTTTTTCACTCTG TATTTTGGATTcacatttataattattggACTTGCTATATTATGGAGACTAACAGCTTCAAGTGATTTTAATGATCAAAATCAAACTAGaaatcttaaaattttcGGATTTATG ATTGTATTTTCTGGTCTATTGTGTTTTTTTCTTAGGAAGAACTGGTTCATAGCATTACCTACTTCCCTCAAAACAGTTGTCTACACTCTACTAGGCGTCTCAACGTCATTCGCACTCACATTCACCATCGTAGACATCATCAACTACTTCATGGCCACACTTGAAACTACAGTCTCAAAACCATTAGTAGAATCTAAATCACAA GtccatttaatattatcgATCGCATTAGTAATGGGAGCAATATTTGGGTTTACTTTTGGGCTAATGGACGTGGAGGATGAAGCAGCCTATCACGTCCAGCTGGCGTTAATGAAGGAGGAAAAATACACCTATCCAATAGGAATACTTTTAGGCGGAGCT GCTGGATTTGGTAATGAGTATTTAAGACAACAGGAATCTTGGCGATTTAACAGAGATAATGCATATGATGttgaaatataa
- a CDS encoding uncharacterized protein (Signal peptide predicted for TA19255 by SignalP 2.0 HMM (Signal peptide probability 0.741, signal anchor probability 0.166) with cleavage site probability 0.553 between residues 26 and 27), which yields MGTFTRKFFNRALSFGFGFLGLYSFANPDLERIWELHPAFDQKDYAFLSFYKVNENDYNEFEKGIKGLTRYLQRKSGYGYTRLVRLVDMDDQSDLLSDYDYVGTQTWFTPDLMKSALDSSFSQKIISNIRMQNNFNSQLFKIVVDDSSYTP from the exons ATGGGAACATTTActagaaaattttttaatagaGCTTTATCTTTTGGTTTTGGATTTCTGGGTCTTTACTCGTTTGCAAATCCAGATTTAGAGCGAATTTGGGAACTTCACCCAGCCTTCGATCAAAAAGACTATGCCTTCCTCTCATTTTACAAA gttaatgaaaatgattataatgaatttgaaaagGGAATTAAGGGTTTAACTAGATATTTACAAAGGAAATCAG GATATGGATATACTAGATTAGTAAGACTAGTGGATATGGATGATCAAAGTGATTTATTATCGGATTATGACTACGTAGGCACACAAACATGGTTTACTCCTGATTTAATGAAAAGTGCGTTGGATTCTTCCTTTTCACAGAAGattatttcaaatattaGGATgcaaaataatttcaactCTCAGCTCTTCAAAATTGTAGTCGATGATTCCTCCTACACACCCTAA